The genomic window GCACCTATTATAGCAGTTGGGGAATTTGGCTGCTGGAGCAAATAATCAATTCCCTCACTAATATTTGCACGGGTTGTATTGGAATGATAAATATATGCTTCTGGCAACGCTTCTCCTAAAGCACGCAGCGCCCCTCTAAAACGATTAGCGTACGTACTAACCGTTAAATGCCCCCCTATATAGGCAATATGTTGATGTCCTAAAGCCTGCAATGATTGTGCAGCAATAAAACCTGCTTGTTCATTATCAATTTCGACAAAATTTTCATTTGATTGGTGCTTACGGTTAAATGTAATAAAGGGAATGTTTAATTTCTTTAGCTTTTCAAAAAACGGATCTTCATACAATATACAAGATAAAATGATTCCATCTACTTTGCGCTCTAAAATTTTTGAATAGGCATTTTCTAATTCCTCATCCTGTACAAATTGTACATCGACTTTATAACCTTTACTATTTGCATAATTAACAATAGCCGCAGTAGTGTCCGAGAAGAAAGGATTGTGTAGCGGACCAGATAATAGTGCAATTGTATTTGTTCGACTAGTCACAAGCAATCTTGCCTGTTCGTTAGGAATGTAATTTAATTGTTCAATCGCCTTCAACACCTTATCAACCGTTGAGGCCTTTACTTGTTCAGGTGTATTCAAAACCCGGGAAACCGTCGTCTGTGACACACCAGCTAATTTTGCAACATCTTTTGACGATACGATAACTATTTCACCTCTACAACCTCAATCTCTATTTCTAAGTAAGCAATATTCATCAATCTTTAGTTTAACATATTATTTTTTATTCTTCTTTAAAAGATAAACTACGCCTTATTATAATTACCATAGGAGCAATGTTTTGAAGATATTAATATAAAAAAACAGGGGCTATTTGAAAAGATATAATCTTTTCAAATAGTCCCTGTTAATAATGAGCCATGAAGGACTCGAACCTTCGACCCTCTGATTAAAAGTCAGATGCTCTACCGACTGAGCTAATGGCTCAAGAAAAAACAAAAAAATGGCTGGGGTACTAGGATTCGAACCTAGGCATGACGGAATCAAAATCCGTTGCCTTACCGCTTGGCTATACCCCAATCATTTTCAAAGATGGTGGTGGGGGACGGATTCGAACCGCCGAACCCTAAGGAGCGGATTTACAGTCCGCCGCGTTTAGCCACTTCGCTACCCCACCGACATAACACTTGAATGGTGGAGGATGACGGGTTCGAACCGCCGACCCCCTGCTTGTAAGGCAGGTGCTCTCCCAGCTGAGCTAATCCTCCATATATGAGTGTTACAATTATTTAATTTTAAATGGTGACCCGTACGGGATTCGAACCCGTGTTACCGCCGTGAAAGGGCGGTGTCTTAACCACTTGACCAACGGGCCAGTTAAAATATCTCAAACAAGACAAGAATTATAATACCATGTTTTTTAGATTTGTACAAGCCTTTTCGATAAATTTTCATCCTAATTTGCAAATTCTTTTTTAGTGAAAGCCTCAAATTAAAAATTAGGGCTTTTTTCATTGTTAGGAGCTAAATGCTTGTTTTACT from Metasolibacillus fluoroglycofenilyticus includes these protein-coding regions:
- a CDS encoding LacI family DNA-binding transcriptional regulator, which codes for MVIVSSKDVAKLAGVSQTTVSRVLNTPEQVKASTVDKVLKAIEQLNYIPNEQARLLVTSRTNTIALLSGPLHNPFFSDTTAAIVNYANSKGYKVDVQFVQDEELENAYSKILERKVDGIILSCILYEDPFFEKLKKLNIPFITFNRKHQSNENFVEIDNEQAGFIAAQSLQALGHQHIAYIGGHLTVSTYANRFRGALRALGEALPEAYIYHSNTTRANISEGIDYLLQQPNSPTAIIGASDSIALNVIDELLKRDIRIPEDISVIGIDNVELAAYEQIQLTTVGHAMERNLGLIAIVKLVEMIENKKNSCVHITESVKLFNRKTVKRLN